A single genomic interval of Pan paniscus chromosome 18, NHGRI_mPanPan1-v2.0_pri, whole genome shotgun sequence harbors:
- the GALNS gene encoding N-acetylgalactosamine-6-sulfatase isoform X4 gives MVGRYYEEFPINLKTGEANLTQIYLQEALDFIKRQARHHPFFLYWAVDATHAPVYASKPFLGTSQRGRYGDAVREIDDSIGKMLELLQDLHVADNTFVFFTSDNGAALISAPEQGGSNGPFLCGKQTTFEGGMREPALAWWPGHVAAGQVSHQLGSIMDLFTTSLALAGLTPPSDRAIDGLNLLPTLLQGRLMDRPIFYYRGDTLMAATLGQHKAHFWTWTNSWENFRQGIDFCPGQNVSGVTTHNLEDHTKLPLIFHLGRDPGERFPLSFASAEYQEALSRITSVVQQHQEALVPGQPQLNVCNWAVMNWAPPGCEKLGKCLTPPESIPKKCLWSH, from the exons ATGGTTGGCAG ATATTATGAAGAATTTCCTATTAATCTGAAGACGGGGGAAGCCAACCTCACCCAGATCTACCTGCAG GAAGCCCTGGACTTCATTAAGAGACAGGCACGGCACCACCCCTTTTTCCTCTACTGGGCTGTCGACGCCACGCACGCACCCGTCTATGCCTCCAAACCCTTCTTGGGCACCAGTCAGCGAGGGCG GTATGGAGACGCCGTCCGGGAGATTGATGACAGCATTGGGAAGATGCTGGAGCTCCTCCAAGACCTGCACGTCGCGGACAACACCTTCGTCTTCTTCACGTCGGACAACGGCGCTGCCCTCATTTCCGCCCCCGAACAAG GTGGCAGCAACGGCCCCTTTCTGTGTGGGAAGCAGACCACGTTTGAAGGAGGGATGAGGGAGCCTGCCCTCGCATGGTGGCCGGGGCACGTCGCTGCAGGCCAG GTGAGCCACCAGCTGGGCAGCATCATGGACCTCTTCACCACCAGCCTGGCCCTTGCGGGCCTGACGCCGCCCAGCGACAGGGCCATCGATGGCCTcaacctcctccccaccctcctgcAGGGCCGGCTGATGGACAG GCCTATCTTCTATTACCGTGGCGACACGCTGATGGCGGCCACCCTCGGGCAGCACAAGGCTCACTTCTGGACCTGGACCAACTCCTGGGAGAACTTCAGACAG GGCATTGATTTCTGCCCTGGGCAGAACGTTTCCGGGGTCACAACTCACAATCTGGAAGACCACACGAAGCTGCCCCTGATCTTCCACCTGGGACGGGACCCAGGGGAGAGGTTTCCCCTCAG CTTTGCCAGCGCCGAGTACCAGGAGGCCCTCAGCAGGATCACCTCGGTTGTCCAGCAGCACCAGGAGGCCTTGGTCCCCGGGCAGCCCCAGCTCAACGTGTGCAACTGGGCAGTCATG AACTGGGCACCTCCGGGCTGTGAAAAGTTAGGGAAGTGTCTGACACCTCCAGAATCCATTCCCAAGAAGTGCCTCTGGTCCCACTAG
- the APRT gene encoding adenine phosphoribosyltransferase isoform X2, giving the protein MKYGTGFRRRMPRPSPTLRPPGMPHPSWRARQSPRRRARAAAGSSHAAMADSELQLVEQRIRSFPDFPTPGVVFRDISPVLKDPASFRAAIGLLARHLKATHGGRIDYIAGLDSRGFLFGPSLAQELGLGCVLIRKRGKLPGPTLWASYSLEYGKAELEIQKDALEPGQRVVVVDDLLATGGTMNAACELLGRLQAEVLECVSLVELTSLKGREKLAPVPFFSLLQYE; this is encoded by the exons ATGAAATACGGTACAGGCTTCCGGCGACGGATGCCCCGCCCCTCACCCACGCTCCGCCCTCCGGGGATGCCCCACCCCTCGTGGCGGGCCCGCCAGTCCCCGCGCAGGCGCGCTCGGGCTGCCGCTGGCTCTTCGCACGCGGCCATGGCGGACTCCGAGCTGCAGCTGGTTGAGCAGCGGATCCGCAGCTTCCCCGACTTCCCCACCCCAGGCGTGGTATTCAG GGACATCTCGCCCGTCCTGAAGGACCCCGCCTCCTTCCGCGCCGCCATCGGCCTCCTGGCGCGACACCTGAAGGCGACCCACGGGGGCCGCATCGACTACATCGCAG GCCTAGACTCCCGAGGCTTCCTCTTTGGCCCCTCCCTGGCCCAGGAGCTTGGACTGGGCTGCGTGCTCATCCGAAAGCGGGGGAAGCTGCCAGGCCCCACTCTGTGGGCCTCCTATTCCCTGGAGTACGGGAAG GCTGAGCTGGAGATTCAGAAAGACGCCCTGGAGCCAGGACAGAGGGTGGTCGTCGTGGATGATCTGCTGGCCACTGGTG GAACCATGAACGCTGCCTGTGAGCTGCTGGGCCGCCTGCAGGCTGAGGTCCTGGAGTGCGTGAGCCTGGTGGAGCTGACCTCGCTTAAGGGCAGGGAGAAGCTGGCACCTGTacccttcttctctctcctgcagtATGAGTGA
- the APRT gene encoding adenine phosphoribosyltransferase isoform X3: MPHPSWRARQSPRRRARAAAGSSHAAMADSELQLVEQRIRSFPDFPTPGVVFRDISPVLKDPASFRAAIGLLARHLKATHGGRIDYIAGLDSRGFLFGPSLAQELGLGCVLIRKRGKLPGPTLWASYSLEYGKAELEIQKDALEPGQRVVVVDDLLATGV; this comes from the exons ATGCCCCACCCCTCGTGGCGGGCCCGCCAGTCCCCGCGCAGGCGCGCTCGGGCTGCCGCTGGCTCTTCGCACGCGGCCATGGCGGACTCCGAGCTGCAGCTGGTTGAGCAGCGGATCCGCAGCTTCCCCGACTTCCCCACCCCAGGCGTGGTATTCAG GGACATCTCGCCCGTCCTGAAGGACCCCGCCTCCTTCCGCGCCGCCATCGGCCTCCTGGCGCGACACCTGAAGGCGACCCACGGGGGCCGCATCGACTACATCGCAG GCCTAGACTCCCGAGGCTTCCTCTTTGGCCCCTCCCTGGCCCAGGAGCTTGGACTGGGCTGCGTGCTCATCCGAAAGCGGGGGAAGCTGCCAGGCCCCACTCTGTGGGCCTCCTATTCCCTGGAGTACGGGAAG GCTGAGCTGGAGATTCAGAAAGACGCCCTGGAGCCAGGACAGAGGGTGGTCGTCGTGGATGATCTGCTGGCCACTGGTG tATGA
- the APRT gene encoding adenine phosphoribosyltransferase isoform X1, with protein sequence MPHPSWRARQSPRRRARAAAGSSHAAMADSELQLVEQRIRSFPDFPTPGVVFRDISPVLKDPASFRAAIGLLARHLKATHGGRIDYIAGLDSRGFLFGPSLAQELGLGCVLIRKRGKLPGPTLWASYSLEYGKAELEIQKDALEPGQRVVVVDDLLATGGADLEHLLSAAQANWGPHPPIPRNHERCL encoded by the exons ATGCCCCACCCCTCGTGGCGGGCCCGCCAGTCCCCGCGCAGGCGCGCTCGGGCTGCCGCTGGCTCTTCGCACGCGGCCATGGCGGACTCCGAGCTGCAGCTGGTTGAGCAGCGGATCCGCAGCTTCCCCGACTTCCCCACCCCAGGCGTGGTATTCAG GGACATCTCGCCCGTCCTGAAGGACCCCGCCTCCTTCCGCGCCGCCATCGGCCTCCTGGCGCGACACCTGAAGGCGACCCACGGGGGCCGCATCGACTACATCGCAG GCCTAGACTCCCGAGGCTTCCTCTTTGGCCCCTCCCTGGCCCAGGAGCTTGGACTGGGCTGCGTGCTCATCCGAAAGCGGGGGAAGCTGCCAGGCCCCACTCTGTGGGCCTCCTATTCCCTGGAGTACGGGAAG GCTGAGCTGGAGATTCAGAAAGACGCCCTGGAGCCAGGACAGAGGGTGGTCGTCGTGGATGATCTGCTGGCCACTGGTG GGGCTGACCTGGAGCACCTGCTGTCTGCAGCCCAGGCCAACTGGGGACCTCACCCTCCCATCCCCAGGAACCATGAACGCTGCCTGTGA